A window of Lentibacillus sp. Marseille-P4043 contains these coding sequences:
- a CDS encoding PIG-L deacetylase family protein, whose amino-acid sequence MSIVKSSIAKLVNRNIGLDNLIKLIEYGRGLYRYPNNMIGRNLSQDLEDNADILVIAAHPDDEVLGVGTTLHRHRKNGDNVAVTYVTNGAGGKGSTWKFKTEVTKNIAAIRYKEGVQALSLINIPRKNVFCLGYPDLGMHRYIKDIATDVHMLIEKLNPQKIYVHCIEGGHGDHDMTSFIVKSVCSKLGFHNVFEWAEYNKRQVIGTKEINFKYSRTTNSKETIINISNEERSLKKRMLAYHESQGVVEHYMMGEAIRQANVSDLEKELFEYSRYPKERLKPVVNKIGSVL is encoded by the coding sequence TTGTCTATTGTTAAAAGTTCTATTGCTAAATTAGTCAATCGAAATATTGGATTAGATAATCTAATTAAACTAATTGAGTATGGTAGAGGATTGTACAGATATCCAAACAACATGATAGGGAGAAATTTATCTCAAGATCTAGAGGATAATGCTGATATTCTTGTCATTGCTGCACATCCTGATGATGAAGTTTTAGGTGTCGGAACAACATTACATAGGCATAGAAAAAATGGCGATAACGTTGCAGTTACATACGTAACGAATGGAGCCGGGGGGAAAGGCTCGACCTGGAAGTTTAAAACTGAGGTAACAAAGAATATTGCAGCGATCAGATATAAAGAAGGGGTACAGGCATTATCACTGATTAATATCCCGAGAAAAAACGTATTTTGCCTTGGTTATCCAGATTTAGGGATGCATCGTTATATAAAGGATATTGCAACAGATGTTCATATGTTAATTGAAAAATTAAATCCACAAAAAATATATGTTCATTGTATTGAAGGCGGTCATGGTGATCATGATATGACAAGTTTTATTGTTAAATCTGTCTGCAGTAAATTAGGATTTCACAATGTATTTGAATGGGCGGAATATAATAAAAGGCAGGTAATAGGCACAAAGGAAATTAACTTTAAATACTCACGAACAACTAATTCGAAGGAAACAATTATCAACATATCCAATGAGGAGAGATCTTTGAAAAAGAGGATGCTAGCTTATCATGAATCTCAAGGTGTGGTGGAACATTATATGATGGGAGAGGCTATTCGGCAGGCAAACGTAAGTGATTTAGAAAAGGAGTTGTTCGAATATTCCCGTTATCCTAAGGAAAGATTAAAACCAGTTGTAAATAAAATTGGAAGCGTTCTGTAA
- a CDS encoding paeninodin family lasso peptide, translated as MKNEWKKPVLEDLSVNMTMKGNGHGHGWVDSGEDSGDDVLGS; from the coding sequence ATGAAAAATGAATGGAAAAAGCCAGTATTGGAAGACTTAAGTGTGAACATGACGATGAAAGGCAATGGTCATGGTCACGGTTGGGTTGACTCGGGTGAAGACTCAGGCGATGACGTATTAGGTAGTTAA
- a CDS encoding aldolase codes for MTNSAGHYVYKAFGLTIKSEILLPEVPQSKQFEDVKDVVIERADLTSMWAELSEENERFAIKDDICMFKVDRVAIYFIQGGNKIIVSPLEGANEDQIRLFILGTSMGALLMQRKVLPLHGTALFMEGKAFAIMGSSGAGKSTLASAFLKKGYQLISDDLIPITFNEDGIPFVTSAYPQQKLWQASLNQYGMDVEHYRPLIDRATKFAIPVVDQFAAGRFPLAGVFELTKTMDDEIEMYPIQKLDRLHTLFRHTFRKSILARSGLLEWHFRTVTKMANKIDLFHLRRPASRFTAYDLADLIETKLFKGGKGNEKKPKSYVESIG; via the coding sequence ATGACGAATAGTGCAGGGCATTACGTCTATAAAGCATTTGGACTGACAATTAAAAGTGAAATTTTGCTGCCAGAGGTACCTCAATCAAAGCAATTTGAAGACGTGAAAGATGTTGTGATAGAAAGAGCAGATTTGACATCCATGTGGGCTGAGCTGTCGGAGGAAAATGAACGGTTTGCGATAAAAGATGATATATGTATGTTTAAGGTTGATAGGGTGGCTATTTACTTTATTCAAGGAGGAAATAAGATCATCGTGTCCCCATTGGAAGGTGCTAATGAAGACCAAATACGGCTATTCATTCTAGGGACTAGTATGGGAGCGTTATTAATGCAAAGAAAGGTTCTTCCATTACATGGAACTGCGTTGTTCATGGAGGGAAAGGCATTTGCGATAATGGGATCTTCTGGTGCTGGGAAATCGACGCTTGCTTCCGCTTTTTTAAAGAAAGGTTATCAACTTATTAGTGATGATCTGATTCCAATCACGTTTAATGAAGATGGTATTCCCTTTGTGACATCGGCATATCCGCAACAAAAACTATGGCAGGCAAGCTTGAATCAATATGGAATGGATGTAGAACATTATCGTCCCCTTATTGATCGAGCAACTAAATTTGCTATTCCAGTCGTAGATCAGTTTGCAGCAGGCCGTTTCCCACTTGCTGGTGTATTTGAACTCACTAAAACGATGGATGATGAAATTGAGATGTATCCAATTCAAAAACTAGACCGCTTGCATACGTTGTTTAGGCACACATTTCGCAAATCGATCCTTGCTCGTTCCGGCTTACTTGAATGGCACTTTAGAACCGTTACAAAAATGGCTAATAAAATCGATCTCTTTCATTTGCGAAGACCGGCATCCCGGTTTACTGCCTATGATTTAGCTGATTTAATCGAAACAAAACTGTTTAAGGGAGGAAAAGGTAATGAGAAAAAGCCAAAATCTTATGTTGAATCAATTGGTTAA
- a CDS encoding lasso peptide biosynthesis PqqD family chaperone has protein sequence MRKSQNLMLNQLVKQGSDSIVSDMGGEKVMLSIPNSKYYNLGEIGGEIWERIKSPISIKELIHTLTIDYEVEQSTCKEQVLAFLNRLFEEDLIQVEESAS, from the coding sequence ATGAGAAAAAGCCAAAATCTTATGTTGAATCAATTGGTTAAACAAGGGAGCGATAGCATTGTAAGTGATATGGGTGGAGAGAAGGTTATGTTAAGTATTCCCAACAGTAAGTACTATAATTTAGGAGAAATAGGTGGTGAGATCTGGGAACGGATTAAGAGTCCAATTTCTATCAAGGAATTAATACATACATTAACAATTGATTATGAGGTCGAACAAAGCACGTGTAAGGAGCAGGTTCTAGCCTTCTTGAATCGATTGTTTGAAGAAGATTTAATCCAGGTTGAGGAATCTGCATCATAA
- a CDS encoding lasso peptide biosynthesis B2 protein, with translation MNLMKKIRILFSLNWKTKKLLTEALFYLGWARILKLMPFSLVSPTLGEKMEETTLVTNSANARILKRVSEAVHIMSRHTFWESQCLVKAIAGQKMLHRRKIESTLYLGTAKDENGDFIAHAWLRSGSFYVSGSEGMERFTVIAKFAKTAKLNNVEGENYG, from the coding sequence ATGAACCTTATGAAAAAAATAAGGATTTTATTCTCACTTAATTGGAAAACGAAGAAGTTATTAACGGAAGCTCTTTTTTACTTGGGGTGGGCGCGAATACTTAAACTAATGCCGTTTTCACTAGTCTCACCTACATTAGGTGAAAAAATGGAAGAGACGACTTTAGTTACTAACTCAGCGAACGCAAGGATATTGAAACGTGTATCCGAGGCCGTACATATTATGAGTCGCCACACTTTTTGGGAAAGTCAATGTTTGGTAAAAGCAATTGCCGGGCAGAAAATGTTACACAGACGCAAAATTGAATCCACATTATACCTAGGAACTGCGAAAGATGAGAATGGTGATTTTATTGCACATGCCTGGTTACGCAGTGGTTCATTTTATGTTTCAGGCTCTGAAGGTATGGAGCGTTTTACGGTAATTGCTAAATTCGCAAAGACGGCTAAACTCAACAATGTAGAAGGTGAAAACTATGGATAA
- a CDS encoding nucleotidyltransferase domain-containing protein has translation MDNTLYLTNIPRELKLIVELLKEGNETYVQEHQEKLCKDIDWDLFIKQVKHHRVYPLLDSKVRLLDERFVPVHVRKFLSNQYKRNTFQMLNLAAEMECVSKLFEEQIRLLFLKGPILAQNLYGDISQRTSSDLDILIPINQLQLADKLLKGIGYEKDDYIQTVLYDWKWRHHHVTYFNPQKNIKLEIHWRLHPGPCKEPKFDELWKRRNSCALTTTPVYLLGTEDLFLFLVSHGARHGWSRLRWLLDINQLIKRDIDWKKAYTLLKKNHQLHVGGQGYILASELFNSVALNKIEPLLTKRAKRLAQEAVFYLENMVNLHTNPVPEKISRYHKRHLFSLMPIQQKFLFILSFLYPYPEDAETLPLPKKLHFLYFPLRPILWAIRKRKKHALP, from the coding sequence ATGGATAACACGCTATATCTGACCAACATCCCTAGAGAGTTAAAATTAATTGTTGAATTGTTGAAAGAGGGAAATGAAACGTATGTACAAGAACATCAGGAAAAATTATGCAAGGACATCGATTGGGATCTTTTTATAAAACAAGTAAAGCATCATCGTGTTTATCCATTACTCGATTCAAAAGTTAGATTACTAGATGAGCGATTTGTACCGGTTCATGTCCGGAAATTTTTAAGCAATCAATACAAAAGAAATACATTTCAAATGCTTAACCTAGCTGCGGAAATGGAGTGTGTAAGTAAATTATTTGAAGAGCAAATTAGGCTTCTTTTTTTGAAAGGGCCTATACTTGCTCAAAACTTATATGGTGATATTTCTCAACGCACATCCAGTGATTTAGATATTCTTATTCCGATTAATCAGTTACAACTTGCCGATAAATTACTAAAAGGGATCGGCTATGAGAAAGATGATTATATTCAAACCGTGCTATATGACTGGAAATGGCGCCATCATCACGTCACCTATTTTAACCCGCAGAAAAATATCAAATTGGAAATTCATTGGCGGCTACATCCCGGGCCTTGTAAAGAACCGAAATTTGATGAGCTTTGGAAACGAAGGAATAGCTGTGCACTTACAACAACTCCTGTTTATCTGCTTGGTACAGAAGATCTGTTTCTATTTCTAGTTTCACACGGGGCTCGTCATGGATGGTCACGACTACGCTGGTTACTGGATATTAATCAGCTAATAAAGCGAGATATAGATTGGAAAAAAGCGTATACGTTATTAAAGAAGAATCATCAACTTCATGTTGGGGGACAGGGATATATTTTAGCATCGGAGCTCTTTAATTCTGTGGCTTTAAATAAAATAGAACCATTGTTAACGAAACGTGCAAAACGATTGGCGCAAGAGGCAGTATTTTATCTGGAGAATATGGTGAATCTACATACGAATCCTGTCCCCGAAAAAATATCACGTTATCATAAACGGCATTTGTTTTCCTTAATGCCTATTCAGCAAAAGTTTCTTTTCATTTTAAGCTTTTTATATCCGTATCCAGAAGATGCTGAAACATTGCCATTACCGAAAAAACTTCACTTTCTATATTTTCCGTTACGGCCGATTTTATGGGCGATAAGGAAACGGAAGAAACATGCATTACCCTAG
- a CDS encoding ABC transporter ATP-binding protein, translated as MKNVIYFLKQIHAYAGKKLYFNLIGMMLMSLLEGVGILLLIPMISMSGIVELDAGETPLLRIFSIFQDIPIGLGLPLILGIYVAIVIGQNLLQRQIAIRNATIQQGFLRHLRVETYSAVLHSNWDFFIKKRKSDLINLLKSEIARSSSGTNSLLLFMTSLIFTCVQIGLAFFLSPNITIFVLVCGLVLIFFNRKFLKRSLALGGKNYELGKSYLAGIIDQINGIKEIKSNTLEETRMDWFHNITKNMQDEQVNYTKLKTTSQLYYKAASAILIAAFIFIAVNMFNAQGGQLMLVIVIFSRLWPRVADIQASMEKIATTLPSFQAVKELQHECKQAIEIGCGKNQHVEPFCLMKEIECRNVSFRYNQNESDYALTDINVTIPAKQMTAFVGKSGAGKSTLIDLIMGLNQPEKGKVLLDGIPLASENLLSLRNAISYVSQDPFLFNESIRDNLMMVQPTASDEQLWEALAFSSAAAFVGNLPNGLDTLIGDRGIKLSGGERQRLVLARAILRNPSILVLDEATSALDTENEAKIQEALEGLKGKMTVIVIAHRLSTIQNADQVIVLDQGEVIQKGGFMQLAKEKRSMFSHLLSNQMEVIR; from the coding sequence GTGAAAAATGTTATTTATTTTTTGAAACAAATACATGCTTATGCTGGGAAAAAGCTTTACTTTAACCTTATCGGAATGATGCTGATGAGTTTGTTGGAAGGTGTTGGGATTCTATTGCTAATTCCAATGATTAGCATGAGTGGAATTGTCGAATTAGACGCAGGGGAAACACCGTTATTACGTATTTTTAGTATTTTTCAAGACATTCCGATTGGTTTGGGGTTGCCACTTATCCTAGGTATTTATGTTGCAATTGTTATTGGTCAAAACTTGCTGCAACGACAAATAGCTATTCGTAATGCAACCATTCAGCAAGGATTTTTAAGACATTTACGTGTCGAAACATATAGTGCTGTGCTTCATTCAAATTGGGATTTTTTTATAAAAAAGCGAAAGTCAGATCTTATCAATCTATTAAAATCGGAAATTGCTCGGTCTAGTTCTGGAACAAATTCACTACTGCTATTTATGACATCGCTCATTTTTACATGCGTACAAATTGGTCTAGCATTTTTCCTTTCCCCTAATATAACCATCTTCGTATTAGTATGTGGTTTAGTGTTGATCTTTTTTAATCGCAAATTCTTGAAAAGGTCATTGGCATTAGGCGGGAAAAATTATGAATTGGGAAAAAGTTATTTAGCAGGTATAATTGATCAAATAAATGGGATTAAGGAAATAAAAAGCAATACATTAGAAGAAACAAGAATGGATTGGTTTCATAATATCACAAAGAATATGCAGGATGAACAAGTGAATTACACGAAATTGAAAACAACATCTCAATTATATTATAAAGCTGCATCTGCTATCTTAATTGCAGCTTTCATATTTATCGCGGTGAATATGTTTAATGCCCAAGGTGGCCAACTAATGTTAGTCATTGTTATTTTTTCGAGACTGTGGCCGCGAGTTGCGGATATCCAAGCATCTATGGAAAAAATAGCCACAACATTACCATCTTTTCAAGCAGTAAAAGAATTGCAGCATGAATGTAAACAAGCAATCGAAATTGGGTGTGGGAAGAATCAACATGTTGAGCCTTTCTGTCTTATGAAGGAAATTGAATGCCGCAATGTCTCTTTTCGTTACAACCAAAATGAATCGGATTATGCGTTAACTGATATTAATGTAACAATACCAGCTAAGCAAATGACTGCGTTTGTCGGGAAATCTGGTGCTGGAAAGAGTACGTTAATCGATTTAATAATGGGTCTCAATCAACCTGAAAAAGGGAAAGTTTTGCTTGATGGGATCCCGTTGGCCAGTGAAAACTTATTATCATTGCGGAATGCGATAAGCTACGTTTCCCAAGACCCGTTTCTCTTTAATGAAAGTATTCGAGATAACTTAATGATGGTTCAACCGACTGCTAGTGATGAGCAATTATGGGAAGCATTGGCATTCTCATCGGCGGCAGCGTTTGTAGGTAACCTTCCCAATGGTTTAGACACACTGATTGGCGATCGCGGAATTAAGTTGTCTGGAGGGGAGCGGCAACGACTTGTATTAGCACGGGCTATTTTACGAAATCCATCTATCCTTGTATTGGATGAGGCAACAAGTGCTCTTGATACCGAAAATGAAGCAAAAATACAAGAGGCACTTGAGGGATTAAAAGGGAAGATGACTGTAATTGTTATTGCTCACCGTCTATCAACGATCCAAAATGCCGATCAAGTTATTGTTTTGGACCAGGGGGAGGTCATTCAAAAAGGGGGTTTTATGCAGCTTGCTAAGGAAAAAAGAAGCATGTTTAGCCACCTGTTAAGCAATCAAATGGAGGTAATTCGATAA
- a CDS encoding metallophosphoesterase: MKKIVKILIGILIVLTVLTVYVVWDNNRITIEKQEIVIEDLPEQLAGFSVVQITDLHEKEFGENQKRLIEAINSIQYDALVFTGDMLDGSESTNYKPFYSIVEGINNKENMFYVPGNADPESYQTDPVFEKSEFVKGMEKRGVTFLESIDTIQVDGANVHFVNFELSIMDGKTGVNTGIPAPNYATDEQFLTHQKQLLKEMTTLGDLQNPNVVIALDHYPVVDTRIDHIMNMSDLALRDYDLLIAGHYHGGQIRLPFFGALFVPEAWDENSGLFPPGDRVKGLWEYEGVKQYVSTGLGSSDAISFLKFRLFNPPQINVLTLKEG; encoded by the coding sequence GTGAAAAAAATAGTTAAGATTTTGATCGGTATTCTAATTGTGCTTACTGTTCTGACTGTTTACGTAGTCTGGGATAATAATCGCATAACGATAGAAAAACAAGAAATAGTCATAGAGGATCTTCCAGAACAATTGGCAGGGTTTTCCGTAGTGCAAATTACTGATCTGCATGAAAAGGAATTTGGAGAAAATCAAAAAAGACTGATAGAGGCTATTAATTCGATTCAGTATGATGCACTTGTTTTTACCGGTGATATGCTGGATGGAAGCGAAAGTACAAACTATAAACCTTTCTATTCCATAGTGGAAGGCATAAATAATAAAGAAAATATGTTTTATGTACCTGGAAATGCTGATCCAGAGAGCTATCAGACAGATCCGGTTTTTGAAAAAAGTGAGTTCGTTAAAGGAATGGAAAAGCGGGGAGTAACGTTTTTAGAGTCTATCGATACCATTCAAGTAGATGGAGCAAACGTTCATTTTGTTAATTTTGAACTATCAATTATGGATGGGAAAACAGGCGTCAATACAGGGATACCAGCACCAAATTATGCAACAGATGAACAATTTCTTACCCATCAAAAACAATTGCTGAAGGAAATGACCACATTGGGTGATTTGCAGAATCCAAATGTTGTGATTGCGCTCGATCATTACCCTGTTGTTGATACTCGAATTGACCATATTATGAATATGTCTGATTTGGCATTGCGAGATTATGATCTGTTAATAGCAGGTCATTATCATGGAGGGCAAATCAGACTTCCTTTTTTTGGTGCGCTATTTGTTCCAGAAGCTTGGGATGAAAACAGTGGTCTTTTCCCACCGGGCGATCGAGTAAAGGGGTTGTGGGAATATGAGGGAGTGAAGCAATATGTTAGTACTGGCCTAGGGAGTAGTGATGCCATTTCCTTTTTAAAATTCCGCTTATTTAACCCGCCGCAAATCAATGTGTTGACACTAAAAGAAGGATGA